One Defluviitoga tunisiensis genomic window carries:
- a CDS encoding polysaccharide pyruvyl transferase family protein, protein MKKILLIGYYGYGNYGDDLLLNSFLKILNELKFDGTIILPLENEIEFKSNHYFNIQVVPRFNFYELKKSIKSSDLIIYGGGNLFQSETSYRSLFYYSYIANIAAKENKKILLLSQGFGSFKKNRGLKKLKKILNYPNLYGILRDRTSYEFAKKYNNNINLGVDLGPYVFFDMDYKKTNKISICLKEDHDLDLLTDFLSTFSNYTLSTLAINANQDVIKNYDLVEKIRTKTKIKADLPIQDPQKITEEISQSKIVISDRLHSSLAGIFFEARTITFNNVKNRRVIKNIKDDYSFFYKNTFEIPFCYYDCVYSKYDFKNLSSIYKEKIEKTVFDTKKLIQNVL, encoded by the coding sequence ATGAAAAAAATATTGTTAATTGGTTATTATGGGTATGGAAATTATGGTGACGACCTTTTACTTAATAGCTTTTTAAAAATATTAAATGAATTAAAATTTGATGGCACAATTATCTTACCGTTAGAAAATGAAATAGAATTTAAAAGTAATCATTACTTTAATATTCAGGTTGTCCCCAGATTTAACTTTTATGAACTAAAAAAATCTATTAAAAGCTCAGATTTGATAATTTATGGTGGTGGAAATTTATTTCAGTCAGAGACTTCTTATAGAAGCCTTTTTTACTATTCTTACATTGCAAACATAGCAGCCAAAGAAAATAAAAAAATATTGCTTTTATCCCAAGGATTCGGCTCGTTCAAAAAAAATAGAGGTTTAAAAAAATTAAAGAAAATCCTCAATTACCCAAATCTATACGGAATCCTTAGAGATAGGACTTCTTACGAATTCGCAAAAAAATATAATAATAATATCAATCTTGGGGTTGATCTTGGTCCATACGTTTTTTTTGATATGGATTACAAAAAAACCAACAAAATATCTATTTGCTTAAAAGAAGATCACGACTTAGATCTTTTGACAGATTTTTTATCAACGTTCAGTAATTATACACTTTCGACACTTGCTATAAACGCAAATCAAGATGTAATTAAAAATTATGATTTGGTTGAAAAGATCAGAACAAAAACCAAAATAAAAGCTGATCTACCTATTCAGGATCCACAAAAGATAACAGAAGAAATTTCTCAATCAAAAATAGTAATTTCAGATAGATTACATAGCTCGTTAGCCGGTATTTTCTTTGAAGCCAGAACGATAACTTTTAATAACGTTAAAAATCGTAGAGTAATAAAAAATATTAAGGATGATTATTCGTTTTTTTATAAGAATACTTTCGAGATACCTTTTTGTTATTATGATTGTGTTTATTCAAAATACGACTTTAAAAATCTTTCATCAATATACAAAGAAAAGATTGAAAAAACAGTTTTTGACACCAAGAAACTTATTCAAAACGTCTTATAA
- the flgB gene encoding flagellar basal body rod protein FlgB — protein MFDDINFNLIPKTLNALSLRHTVISQNISNYNTPGYKRKYVDFESELQKCISENNVLNLKTNNTKHINNTSSLEIIQATIKEDDSKSLRDDDNNVDPDKEFVSMIENTFKYNTLSRMMTYAIQRYDTAIRGGK, from the coding sequence ATGTTTGATGATATTAATTTTAACCTTATTCCCAAAACTCTAAATGCCTTGTCATTAAGACACACAGTGATTTCACAGAATATATCCAATTATAACACTCCTGGTTATAAAAGAAAGTACGTAGATTTTGAAAGTGAATTACAAAAATGCATTAGCGAAAACAACGTTCTTAATTTAAAGACAAACAATACTAAACATATTAATAATACATCATCTTTAGAAATAATTCAAGCTACTATAAAAGAAGATGATTCTAAATCTTTAAGAGACGATGATAATAACGTTGATCCCGATAAAGAATTCGTTTCTATGATTGAAAATACTTTCAAATACAACACCCTGTCTAGAATGATGACTTATGCAATTCAACGATACGATACTGCTATAAGAGGTGGAAAATAA
- the flgC gene encoding flagellar basal body rod protein FlgC: MDGLFQVFDIASTGMAAERFRLNVISQNLANSDATRTEEGGPYRRKAVVFQEAVNKSLKGGEEFAGVKIVSIEDDPSPFRLVYDPTHPDANEEGYVSYPNVNVLREMVDMISAQRAYEMNAAVVNSAKSMYNAALNIGR; the protein is encoded by the coding sequence ATGGATGGTTTATTTCAGGTATTTGATATCGCATCAACTGGTATGGCAGCAGAGAGATTCAGATTGAATGTAATTTCTCAAAATTTAGCAAATTCTGATGCAACTAGAACCGAAGAAGGTGGTCCATATAGAAGAAAAGCAGTTGTTTTTCAAGAAGCAGTAAATAAGAGTTTAAAAGGCGGAGAAGAGTTTGCGGGGGTTAAGATTGTGTCAATAGAAGATGATCCATCTCCTTTTAGACTGGTTTATGATCCCACTCATCCTGATGCGAATGAGGAAGGTTATGTTAGTTATCCAAATGTTAATGTGTTGAGGGAAATGGTCGATATGATTTCTGCACAAAGGGCTTACGAAATGAACGCAGCAGTTGTAAATTCTGCCAAAAGTATGTACAATGCGGCGTTAAATATTGGTAGATAG
- the fliE gene encoding flagellar hook-basal body complex protein FliE: protein MVDGINNIKGIGTENINIEKQKQETKKLDFSEMLKEAVEEVNSLQKNADKVAADYASGNITDISQVVISAEKASLSLKLTVEVTNRIVEAYKEIMRMQI from the coding sequence ATGGTTGATGGAATTAATAATATAAAAGGTATAGGAACTGAAAATATTAATATTGAAAAGCAGAAACAAGAAACCAAGAAATTAGATTTTTCTGAAATGTTAAAAGAGGCTGTTGAAGAAGTGAATTCCTTACAAAAAAATGCTGATAAGGTAGCTGCAGATTATGCTTCGGGCAACATTACAGACATATCTCAAGTAGTTATATCTGCGGAAAAAGCGTCTCTTTCCTTAAAACTTACTGTGGAAGTAACAAATAGGATAGTTGAAGCCTATAAGGAAATAATGCGAATGCAGATATAA